CAGGGCTGTCCCCGCGCCGCGGTCGCCATGATCGTCAGGTCCGAAGCGATCCAGCGGCCGTCCTCGGCCTTTGCGCCATCCGCCGCGACCTCGGTGATCCGGCAGGACGGCAGGACCTCGATATCCTTGCGCGCGAGAATGCGCGCCAGTTTGCCCCTCGCGTGCGGATTGAGGCGCGGGACCAGGCCGCGCCCCGCGGCGATCCCGATCCAGGGATGGGGCCGCTGTTCAGAGCCGGCGAGGCGGGCTCGCAACGCCAGGGCGACCTCGACGCCCGCAGGTCCGCCGCCGATCACCAGGATTTGCCCCGGCGCCTTCGCCGGCGGCCCTGAGCCCAGGGCGCCCTCCAGTTTCGCCAGCAGGCGTCCGATCGGTTTCAGGGCCAGCGCGAACCGGTCGGCCCCGGTGACGGAGGAGAGGTCCGGCGTGATGCCGATGTTCAGCGACAGCGTGTCGTAGGGGAGGTGGCTCCCATCGGCGAGAACGACCCGGCGCCCCGGCCGGTCGATCCCGACCGCCGCCTGCGGAACGACATCCGCCCCGCAACGGGCCGCGAGGGCCGCTAGATCGATATGCATGGCCTCGCGGGAGTAGAGTCCAGCGATATGTCCCGGCAGCATGCCGGAATAGGGAGCTTCGAGGCTGTCGCTCACGAGGGTCAGCCGGGCGAGGGGCTGAGGTTGGCGCGCAAACGCCCGGAGCACCTGGACATGGCTGTGCCCTCCGCCGACCAGGACGACGCGGTGCTCAGCCATGTGGCGGCCCGTCCACCCTGGCGGGCCGAGCCGGTGTCGCCGCGCCCGCACGGGTCATGGGACGGGTGTCTCCCCGGATCGCGACAGCCACTTCTTCAGGGGGATAGCGACCAGCGACAGGAGAGCGAGGCCGCAGAGCCCGGCGATGATCTCCGGCGTGAGGATGGAGGCCGGGGAGAGGGTCTCGCCACTGTCGAGAACCGCCCCGAGACCGGCTCCGGTCACCGAGAAGACGGCCGTGGCCGGGATGATGCCGACAAAGGTCGTCGCCACATAGGTCCGCAAGGGAACACCGATCAGCGCCGGGACGAGATTGACCAGGAAGAACGGGAAGATCGGCACGAGGCGCAGGACGAGCAGATAGGCCGCGGCGTTGCGACGGACACCTGCGGCCATGGCAGCGGCGGCCGGACCGAACCGCTCCAGCGCATCGGCGCCGAACACCGTTCGCGCGAAGAGAAAGATCAGCGACGCGCCGAGGGTGGCGGCCACCACCGTGAACAGGGTGCCGGACAGGGCGCCGAACAGGAACCCTCCGGAGAGCGTGAGGAACACGGCGCCCGGCAGCGACAGGGCGACGGCCGCCACATAGACCGCGATATAGGCGAGGGCGGAGCCGACGGGATGGCGGGCCACCAAGTCCTGCAGCCCGCCGCGATGGGTCCGCAGTGTCTCCAGCGTCAGCTGGTCGGCAAGCCCCGACCAGCGCAGGCCCACCAGCAGGCAGATCAGCCCGATGGCGGCCCACAGGCGTTTGTCCCGCAGATAGGTTTTCAGCGCCATGGTGTCGCCTCAGGGAACGAAGCGCTGGATCAGGCCGACCAGGCGCCGCGTGGTCGGCCCGAAAAGACGGGGCGTGTAGTAGCTGCCCGCCGCCCGCTTCGAGATCTCGGATAGGGTCGGGTAGGGCAGGACGAGCCCGGCAACAGCGCCGATCGCCAGCCGCTGCGACATGGCAAGCGCCCACAGACCGATCAGCTCCCCCGCACCCGGCCCGACGATGGTCGCCCCGAGGATCCGTCCCCGCCGTCCCACGATGATCTTGGCGAAGCCCTCGGTGCGGCGTGCGGCCTGGGCGCGGTCGTTCCCCGCGAAGGGCGCGAACAGCACCTCGACGGGTTCCCCACTCTTCCGGGCCTCCTGCTCGGTCATTCCCACCTGGGCGAGCTCCGGGTCGGTATAGGTCACCCGCGGCAGCGCGCCATAGTCAGCCTTGGCGGGGAGCAGGAAGAGCGCGTTGCGGATGACAATACCCGCCTGCTGGGATGCCGCATGGGTGAAGAGCGGCCCGCCTGTGACATCGCCGATGGCGAAGACCCGTCGATTGGTGGTCCGCAGGCGCGCATCGACCGTGATGCCC
This portion of the Phreatobacter oligotrophus genome encodes:
- a CDS encoding FAD-dependent oxidoreductase; translation: MAEHRVVLVGGGHSHVQVLRAFARQPQPLARLTLVSDSLEAPYSGMLPGHIAGLYSREAMHIDLAALAARCGADVVPQAAVGIDRPGRRVVLADGSHLPYDTLSLNIGITPDLSSVTGADRFALALKPIGRLLAKLEGALGSGPPAKAPGQILVIGGGPAGVEVALALRARLAGSEQRPHPWIGIAAGRGLVPRLNPHARGKLARILARKDIEVLPSCRITEVAADGAKAEDGRWIASDLTIMATAARGQPWLAGADLPLSPDGSVLVRPTLASTGDDAVFATGDCAELVGQRLDKAGVYAVRQGPVLAQNLRRRIRGEPPMAYRPQARALAILSTGDGRAVASWGDRIAVEGRWVWWWKDWIDRRFVEGFSSP
- a CDS encoding TVP38/TMEM64 family protein, with protein sequence MALKTYLRDKRLWAAIGLICLLVGLRWSGLADQLTLETLRTHRGGLQDLVARHPVGSALAYIAVYVAAVALSLPGAVFLTLSGGFLFGALSGTLFTVVAATLGASLIFLFARTVFGADALERFGPAAAAMAAGVRRNAAAYLLVLRLVPIFPFFLVNLVPALIGVPLRTYVATTFVGIIPATAVFSVTGAGLGAVLDSGETLSPASILTPEIIAGLCGLALLSLVAIPLKKWLSRSGETPVP